The sequence ACTCGCCGATCGCGGCGGCCGAGGCGTGGCAGACGCGCAACGGCGTCGCGCTGTACGACATGACCCCGCTGAAGCGCGTGGAGATCAGCGGGCCGGGGTCGCTGGCGTTCCTGCAGTCGCTGACCACCAACCAGCTCGACAAGTCGGTGGGCTCGGTGACCTACACGCTGATGCTCGACAACGCCGGCGGCATCCGCAGCGACGTCACGGTGGCACGGCTCGAACCGGAGGTGTTCCAGGTCGGGATCAACGGGAACATCGACGTCGACCACTTCGTCAAGCACGCGCCTCCCGGCGTCCAGGTCCGGGACACCACCGGCGGGACGTGCTGCATCGGCGTCTGGGGCCCGCTGGCCCGTGACCTCGTGCAGCCGTTGTCGCGAGAGGACTTTTCGCACGCCGGCCTGAAGTACTTCCGGGCGCGGAAGGCGCGGATCGCCGGCGTGCCGGCGGTCGCGATGCGACTGTCCTATGTGGGCGAACTCGGCTGGGAGATCTACACGAGCGCGGACAACGGCTTGCGGCTGTGGGACGCGCTGTGGGCGGCCGGGCAACCTCTCGGCGTCATCGCGGCCGGGCGGGCGGCGTTCAACAGCCTGCGGCTGGAAAAGGGCTACCGGCTGTGGGGCACCGACATGACGACCGAACACGATCCGTACGAGGCCGGCGTCGACTTCGCGGTGCGCCCGGCAAAGGGGGAGTTCCTGGGCCGGGACGCGCTCGAGGGCCGGACGCCGTCGCGGCGGTTGCGCTGCCTGACGATCGACGACGGCCGCACGGTGGTGCTGGGCAAGGAACCGGTGTTCGTCGACGGCGTGGCTTCGGGCTACGTCACCAGCGCGGCGTACGGGTACACCGTGGGGCGGCCGATCGCCTACGCGTGGCTCCCGGCGTCGGCGGACATCGGCAGCGGCGTGGAGATCGAGTACTTCGGCCGCCGGGTCGCGGCCACCGTGGCCGCCGAGCCGCTGGTCGACCCCGGCATGGAACGGATCCGGCGGTGAGCCATGCGTGATCAGATCATGAGCGACTACCTGAAGACCCTCGCGTCCGAAGCGTCCCCGGGCGGCGGCGCGACGGCGGCCCTGCACGTGGCCCAGGCCGCCGCGCTGCTCTCGGCCGAGACGTTGAGCATGCACGCGCTGCGCCTGGCGGAGAAGGAGGCACACGCGTCGCGGACGCTGGCCCGCGCGCACCGGCTGCCGCCGGGTGAGGCGCGGGAGGTCGCGCTGGCCGACGCCCGCCGGCGCGCGTGCGAACCGGCGGCGGAGGTGATCACCGCCGCGGCGGCGGTGCTCGACCTGGCGGAGCGGGTGCCGCCGGGGTGAGCATCGCGGTCCACTCGGGAGCGGCCGACCCGCGGGTCCCCGCGCTCCGCGACCGGGCTACCCGGCTGACGGCGTCGGTGGTTACCGGCTGAGGTCCTCGGGTAAATCACAGCAAGTCCATGGAAGCGCGCCAGGAAATTCTCAGGAAACCGGCGTTTCCTGGAGGGGCCGGAGGCTTGTCGAGGGCTGGAGCTGTGCATGAGCGAGTACGACCGAGGACCGCAGGGCGGCGGCGAATACCCGCCTCACCAGCAGTACTACGGCCAGTACGGCCAGCAGCAGTACTACGACCAGTGGGGCCGCCCCTACCCGCAGTACACCCAGCCGATGTACCCGCCGCCCCCGCCGGTGCCGGTGCGCAAGCGCCACCCGCTGCGCGCGCTGAGCCTCACCGTGGTCGCGATCGCGCTGGCCGTGGTCGCCGGGCTCGGCATCGGGCACCTGATCGCCGACGCGAACAACCCCACCGCGAGCGGCAACCAGAACTTCGGCTTCTCCGGCCAGCCCAGCGCGTCGCAGACGGTGCTCGACGTCGACGCCGTGTCGGCCAAGGTCAACCCGGCCATCGTCAACGTCGAAACCGAGCTCGGCCTGCAGGGCGCGGCCGCGGCGGGCACCGGCATCGTGCTGACCCCCGACGGCGAGGTGCTCACCAACAACCACGTCGTCGCCGGCGCGACCAGCATCAAGGTCACCAGCATCGGCACCGGTGACACGTACACGGCGGACGTCGTCGGCTACAACCGCAGCGAAGACGTCGCCGTCCTGCAGCTGCGGAAGGCGTCCGGCCTGCCCACCGCGGTCATCGGCGACTCGTCGAAGGTCGCGGTCGGCGACCAGATCCTCGGCCTCGGCAACGCGGGCGGCAAGGGCGGCGACCCGGTGCCCGCGCCCGGCACGGTGACGGCGCTGGACCAGTCGATCACGGCGTCGGACGAGTCGAGCGGCTCGTCCGAGCAGCTCAAGGGCCTGATCCAGGTCAGGGCGAACATCCAATCGGGCGACTCCGGCGGTCCGCTGGTCAACGCGGACGCGCAGGTCATCGGCGTCGACACCGCCGCGTCCACCGGCTACCAGCTCAACGGCCGCCGCAGCGGCGGGGCCGGCCAGGGCTTCGCGATCCCGATCAACAAGGCCGTCGACATCGCCCACCAGATCGTCGCGGGCACGGCGTCGGACACCGTCCACATCGGCAAGACGGCGTTCATCGGCGTCTCGGTCACCGACGGCCAGGGCGGCGCCCAGGTCCGCCAGGTGGTCCCGCGCGGCCCGGCGCAGAAGGCAGGGCTCGCGGCGGGCGACGTCATCACGGCCATCGACGGCAAGCCGGTCGACTCGGCGACGACGTTGACGAGCGTGATGGACACCCACCACCCGGGCGACCAGCTGACCCTGACGGTGACGAACGCCGGCGGCGCGCAGCGTCAGGTGCCGGTCAAGGCGATCGAAGGCCCGGTGGGTTAGCGGAGCGTCTCGTTCAGCACTTCGCGGTGGGTCTGCTTCGCCGCGAGGTAGCGCTCACGGCCGGCGTCGGTGATCGTCACGAAGATGCCGCGCCGGTCCACCTCGCACAGCGCACGCTCGACCAGGCCTTCCTTCTCCAGCCGGGCGACCAGCCGTGAGGTGGCGCTCTGGCTCAGGTGGATGGCGCCGGTCAGGTCGGCCGAGCGGCACTTGAAGTCGCAGGTCGCGAGGCGCTCGAGGGCCTCGAACTCGTTCGCGCCGATCCCGTGGCGCTCCTGGAGGCGGCACTCGAGCGTGCTGAACACGGCCGAGTAGCGCGCCAGCAGCTCGTGCCACTCCTGCACCAGGCCTTGCTCAGCGACGTCGCTCACGGCGACCAACCTAGCATGCACGGACATCAGATGCAAATACATTAAATGCTTAGACATTAGATGCGTGTGCATGTACTGTCGCCGCCATGAGCTCTTCCGTGTCCTTGTCCACCACCTCAACCCGGTGGGACGCACGTCTCTGGGGTGTCCTGCTCACCGTTTCGATCGTCATCGGCCTCGACGCGCTCGACGTGTCGATGGTCGGGGTGGCGCTGCCCGCCATCCAGGCCGACCTCGGCCTCTCCACGAACGCGCTGCAATGGGTCGTCAGCGGGTACGTGCTCGGCTACGGCGGGCTGCTGCTGCTCGGCGGCCGCACCGCCGACCTGCTCGGCCGCCGCCGCGTGTTCCTCGTCGCCGTCGCCGTGTTCGCGCTGGCCTCGCTGCTCGGCGGGCTCGTCGACGACGGCGCGCTGCTCATCGCGAGCCGGTTCATCAAGGGCCTGGCCGCCGCGTTCACGGCGCCGGCCGCGCTGTCGATCATCACCACGACGTTCCAGGAAGGCCCCGCCCGCAACAAGGCGATCAGCATCTTCGCCGTGTTCGGCGCCAGCGGGTACTCCGCCGGGCTCGTGTTTTCCGGCCTGCTGACCGAGGTCGGCTGGCGCTGGACGTTCCTGCTGCCGGCGCCGATCGCGCTGATCGCGTTCGCCGCCGCGTGGAAGCTGATCCCGTCGTATCAGCGGGAAGAAGGCCGCGGCTACGACTTCCCGGGCGCCATCACCGGTGCCGCCGGCTCCCTGCTGCTGGTGTTCGGCGTGGTCGAGGCCCCGGAGATCGGCTGGGCCGCGCCGCGGACGCTGATCACGTTCCTGGTCGCGCTGGCCCTGCTGGTGACGTTCGTGGTCATCGAGAAGCGCAGCGCGCACCCGCTGCTGCGGCTGGGCATCCTGCGCTCGGGCCCGCTGGCCCGCGCGAACCTCGGCGGCGCGCTGTTCTTCGGCGCCTACATCGGGTTCCAGTTCGTCGTGATGCTGTACCTGCAGCGGGTGCTGGGCTGGTCCGCGCTGCAGACGGCGCTGGGCTTCCTGCCCGCGGCCCTGATCGTGGCGTTCGGCTCGCCGCGCATCGAGCCGCTGATCGACCGCGTCGGCACCCCGCGCACGATCTTCGCGGGCGTGGTCGCGCACGTCATCGGCTACGCGCTGTTCCTGCGGATCGACGAGCACTCGGGTTACGCGGGCTTCGTCCTGCCCAGCATGATCCTGCTCGGCATCGGCTTCACGCTTGCGTTCTCGTCGCTCAACATCCAGGGCACGGCCGGCATCGCCGACGACGAGCAAGGCCTGGCGGGCGGCCTGCTCAACACGTCCCTGCAGGTCGGCGGCGCGATCGGCCTGGCGGTGGTGACGGCGGTCCTGACCGCCAACGGCGGCCGCGAGGCCTCGCCAGCCGCGCTGCTGACCGGGCTGACCCCGGCGCTGAGCGTGG is a genomic window of Amycolatopsis lexingtonensis containing:
- a CDS encoding S1C family serine protease is translated as MSEYDRGPQGGGEYPPHQQYYGQYGQQQYYDQWGRPYPQYTQPMYPPPPPVPVRKRHPLRALSLTVVAIALAVVAGLGIGHLIADANNPTASGNQNFGFSGQPSASQTVLDVDAVSAKVNPAIVNVETELGLQGAAAAGTGIVLTPDGEVLTNNHVVAGATSIKVTSIGTGDTYTADVVGYNRSEDVAVLQLRKASGLPTAVIGDSSKVAVGDQILGLGNAGGKGGDPVPAPGTVTALDQSITASDESSGSSEQLKGLIQVRANIQSGDSGGPLVNADAQVIGVDTAASTGYQLNGRRSGGAGQGFAIPINKAVDIAHQIVAGTASDTVHIGKTAFIGVSVTDGQGGAQVRQVVPRGPAQKAGLAAGDVITAIDGKPVDSATTLTSVMDTHHPGDQLTLTVTNAGGAQRQVPVKAIEGPVG
- a CDS encoding MarR family winged helix-turn-helix transcriptional regulator, producing the protein MSDVAEQGLVQEWHELLARYSAVFSTLECRLQERHGIGANEFEALERLATCDFKCRSADLTGAIHLSQSATSRLVARLEKEGLVERALCEVDRRGIFVTITDAGRERYLAAKQTHREVLNETLR
- a CDS encoding MFS transporter, whose product is MSSSVSLSTTSTRWDARLWGVLLTVSIVIGLDALDVSMVGVALPAIQADLGLSTNALQWVVSGYVLGYGGLLLLGGRTADLLGRRRVFLVAVAVFALASLLGGLVDDGALLIASRFIKGLAAAFTAPAALSIITTTFQEGPARNKAISIFAVFGASGYSAGLVFSGLLTEVGWRWTFLLPAPIALIAFAAAWKLIPSYQREEGRGYDFPGAITGAAGSLLLVFGVVEAPEIGWAAPRTLITFLVALALLVTFVVIEKRSAHPLLRLGILRSGPLARANLGGALFFGAYIGFQFVVMLYLQRVLGWSALQTALGFLPAALIVAFGSPRIEPLIDRVGTPRTIFAGVVAHVIGYALFLRIDEHSGYAGFVLPSMILLGIGFTLAFSSLNIQGTAGIADDEQGLAGGLLNTSLQVGGAIGLAVVTAVLTANGGREASPAALLTGLTPALSVVTGIAVLGLLIAISGLVARKRPVPEPEPVPEGDLLALAD